One Pseudomonas muyukensis DNA segment encodes these proteins:
- a CDS encoding PLP-dependent aminotransferase family protein: MTNLLLYQRIAQQLADDIRRGVYQPGERVPSVRKMSAQLNVSHATVLQAYANLEDQGLIRARPQSGYYVHQTPALTAQTPDIARVERPGLVTRASIIQQVLVEARRDGVFPFGAAVPHVDYLPVRALHQQLAKVTRFHSPRAFSYMFSPGFEPLRRQIAIRMRDAGVLVDPREVVVTHGCVDALQMSLRVLTRPGDLIAAESPTYYGLLQLADLLGLKVIEIPSDPATGISLEALQLAANQWSIKALVLTPRLSNPLGGTMPEERQKQLLRLASDFDIQIVEDDIYGELMFEQGRTKALKAFDRLDRVIYCSSFSKTLSPGVRVGWMIAGRYQDEIQRLQTFTTHSACSVTQMGVAAYLENGGYDRHLRYIRQEYRKNLSAYQLAVQQHFPEGTQMTRPTGGFILWVSLPGRVNTQDLHVRALEQGISIAPGLIFSNTEQFNHCIRLNCAIPWNKEAERAVITLGLLARQLCQEMSLSLL; encoded by the coding sequence ATGACCAACCTGCTGTTGTACCAGCGCATCGCCCAGCAACTGGCCGACGATATCCGGCGTGGTGTCTATCAGCCCGGCGAGCGCGTGCCTTCGGTACGCAAGATGAGCGCCCAGCTCAATGTCAGCCACGCCACCGTGCTGCAGGCGTACGCCAACCTCGAAGACCAGGGCCTGATCCGCGCCCGGCCGCAGTCGGGCTATTACGTGCACCAGACCCCCGCCCTGACCGCGCAAACCCCGGACATCGCCCGCGTCGAACGGCCTGGCCTGGTCACCCGTGCCAGCATCATCCAGCAGGTGCTGGTCGAGGCGCGCCGTGACGGCGTGTTCCCGTTCGGCGCGGCGGTGCCGCATGTCGACTACCTGCCGGTGCGCGCGCTGCACCAGCAACTGGCCAAGGTCACCCGTTTCCACAGCCCGCGCGCCTTCAGCTATATGTTCAGCCCAGGGTTCGAGCCGCTGCGTCGGCAGATCGCCATTCGCATGCGCGACGCCGGGGTCCTGGTCGATCCGCGCGAAGTGGTGGTGACCCACGGTTGTGTCGATGCCCTGCAAATGTCGTTGCGGGTGCTGACCCGCCCCGGGGATCTGATCGCCGCCGAATCGCCGACCTACTATGGGTTGCTGCAGCTGGCGGACCTGCTGGGCCTGAAGGTCATCGAAATCCCCAGCGATCCGGCCACCGGGATCAGCCTTGAAGCCTTGCAGCTGGCGGCCAACCAGTGGTCGATCAAGGCCCTGGTGTTGACGCCGCGCTTGAGCAACCCGCTGGGCGGAACCATGCCGGAGGAGCGGCAGAAGCAATTGCTGCGCCTGGCCTCGGACTTCGATATCCAGATCGTCGAGGACGACATCTATGGCGAGCTGATGTTCGAGCAAGGGCGTACCAAGGCGCTCAAGGCGTTCGATCGCCTCGACCGGGTGATCTACTGCTCGAGCTTTTCCAAGACCTTGTCGCCGGGCGTGCGCGTCGGCTGGATGATCGCCGGGCGCTACCAGGACGAGATCCAGCGCCTGCAGACTTTCACTACCCACTCGGCGTGCAGCGTGACGCAAATGGGGGTGGCGGCCTACCTGGAGAACGGTGGCTATGACCGCCACCTGCGCTACATCCGCCAGGAATACCGCAAGAACCTCAGCGCCTACCAGCTGGCCGTGCAGCAGCACTTCCCCGAAGGCACGCAGATGACCCGGCCCACCGGCGGGTTCATTCTCTGGGTGAGCCTGCCGGGGCGCGTCAACACCCAGGACTTGCACGTGCGGGCGCTGGAGCAGGGCATCAGCATCGCCCCAGGGCTGATCTTCAGCAATACCGAGCAATTCAACCACTGTATCCGGCTCAATTGCGCCATTCCCTGGAACAAGGAGGCCGAGCGCGCGGTGATCACGCTGGGCCTGCTGGCCCGGCAATTGTGCCAGGAGATGTCGCTCTCACTTTTGTAG
- the uraH gene encoding hydroxyisourate hydrolase: protein MGRLTTHVLDAAHGCPGSSIKVELYRVEGQQLELLNSALTNSDGRVDAPLLQGDDYRTGVYQLQFSAGDYYRAKGVKLPDAAFLDVVVLRFGIDEQQEHYHVPLLISPYSYSTYRGS, encoded by the coding sequence ATGGGACGTTTGACCACACACGTACTGGACGCCGCGCATGGCTGCCCGGGCAGCTCGATCAAGGTCGAGCTGTATCGCGTAGAGGGCCAGCAGCTGGAGCTGCTGAACAGCGCACTGACCAACAGCGATGGCCGCGTCGACGCGCCGCTGCTGCAAGGCGACGATTACCGGACCGGCGTCTATCAGTTGCAGTTCAGTGCCGGTGACTACTACCGCGCCAAGGGCGTGAAGCTGCCGGACGCCGCGTTCCTCGACGTGGTCGTGCTGCGCTTTGGCATCGACGAGCAGCAGGAGCACTACCACGTGCCATTGCTGATCTCGCCTTACAGTTACTCGACCTACCGTGGAAGCTAG
- the puuE gene encoding allantoinase PuuE produces the protein MSADYPRDLIGYGNNPPHPQWPGNARIALSFVLNYEEGGERNILHGDKESEAFLSEMVAAQPLQGARNMSMESLYEYGSRAGVWRLLKLFKDSGVPLTVFAVAMAAQRHPDVIRAMVEAGHEICSHGYRWIDYQYMDEAQEREHMLEAIRILTELTGERPQGWYTGRTGPNTRRLVMEEGGFLYDSDTYDDDLPYWEPNNPTGKPHLVIPYTLDTNDMRFTQVQGFNCGEQFFQYLKDAFDVLYAEGAEAPKMLSIGLHCRLVGRPARLAALKRFVDYAKSHEQVWFARRVDIARHWHATHPYKKENA, from the coding sequence GTGAGCGCTGACTACCCTCGCGACCTGATCGGTTACGGCAACAACCCACCTCATCCGCAATGGCCGGGGAATGCCCGCATTGCACTGTCCTTCGTGCTCAACTACGAAGAAGGTGGCGAGCGCAACATCCTGCACGGCGACAAGGAGTCCGAAGCGTTCCTTTCCGAAATGGTCGCCGCCCAGCCGCTGCAGGGCGCGCGCAACATGAGCATGGAGTCGCTCTACGAATACGGCAGCCGCGCCGGCGTCTGGCGCCTGCTCAAGCTGTTCAAGGACAGCGGCGTGCCGCTGACCGTGTTCGCCGTGGCCATGGCCGCCCAGCGCCATCCCGACGTGATTCGCGCGATGGTCGAGGCCGGCCACGAAATCTGCAGCCACGGCTACCGCTGGATCGACTACCAGTACATGGACGAGGCCCAGGAACGCGAGCACATGCTCGAAGCCATCCGCATCCTCACCGAGCTCACCGGCGAGCGCCCGCAAGGCTGGTACACCGGCCGCACCGGCCCGAACACCCGGCGCCTGGTGATGGAGGAAGGCGGCTTCCTCTACGACAGCGACACCTACGACGACGACCTGCCCTACTGGGAGCCGAACAACCCCACCGGCAAGCCGCACCTGGTGATCCCCTACACCCTGGACACCAACGACATGCGCTTCACCCAGGTGCAGGGCTTCAACTGCGGCGAACAGTTCTTCCAGTACCTCAAGGATGCTTTCGACGTGCTTTACGCCGAAGGCGCCGAAGCGCCGAAGATGCTCTCGATCGGCCTGCACTGCCGCCTGGTCGGCCGCCCGGCGCGCCTGGCCGCGCTCAAGCGTTTCGTCGACTACGCCAAGAGCCACGAGCAGGTCTGGTTCGCCCGTCGCGTGGACATCGCCCGCCACTGGCACGCCACCCATCCGTACAAGAAAGAGAACGCCTGA
- the uraD gene encoding 2-oxo-4-hydroxy-4-carboxy-5-ureidoimidazoline decarboxylase — MTAFTTLTPSTLDRAAFVEAFADIYEHSPWVAEKAYDLGQLGELDEIEALHQRMSDILLSAKHADQLALINAHPDLAGKAAIQGELTESSTNEQAGAGIHQCSAEEFARFTELNDAYKAKFQFPFIMAVKGSNRHQILAAFENRIHNDPDAEFKEALAQINLIALFRLLQL; from the coding sequence ATGACCGCCTTCACTACCCTCACCCCCTCCACCCTGGACCGCGCCGCCTTCGTCGAGGCCTTCGCCGACATCTACGAGCACTCGCCGTGGGTCGCCGAAAAAGCCTACGACCTCGGCCAGCTGGGTGAACTGGACGAGATCGAGGCGCTGCACCAGCGCATGAGCGACATTCTGCTGAGCGCCAAGCACGCCGACCAGCTGGCGCTGATCAACGCCCACCCGGACCTCGCCGGCAAGGCCGCGATCCAGGGCGAGCTGACCGAATCGAGCACCAACGAACAGGCCGGCGCCGGTATCCACCAGTGCAGCGCCGAGGAGTTCGCCCGTTTCACCGAACTGAACGACGCCTACAAGGCCAAGTTCCAGTTCCCGTTCATCATGGCGGTCAAGGGCAGCAACCGGCACCAGATCCTCGCCGCCTTCGAAAACCGCATCCACAACGACCCGGATGCCGAGTTCAAGGAAGCCCTGGCGCAGATCAACCTGATCGCCCTGTTCCGCCTGCTGCAGCTGTAA
- a CDS encoding ureidoglycolate lyase produces MRTLMIEPLSKEAFAPFGDVIETDGSDHFMINNGSTMRFHKLATVETAEPEDKAIISIFRADALDMPLTVRMLERHPLGSQAFIPLLGNPFLIVVAPVGDAPVSGLVRAFRSNGRQGINYHRGVWHHPVLTIEKRDDFLVVDRSGSGNNCDEHYFPEEQMLILNPHQ; encoded by the coding sequence ATGCGCACCCTGATGATCGAACCCCTGAGCAAAGAAGCCTTCGCCCCCTTCGGTGACGTGATCGAAACCGATGGCAGCGACCACTTCATGATCAACAACGGTTCGACCATGCGCTTCCACAAGCTCGCCACGGTCGAGACCGCCGAGCCCGAGGACAAGGCGATCATCAGCATCTTCCGCGCCGATGCGCTGGACATGCCGCTGACCGTACGCATGCTGGAACGCCATCCGCTGGGCAGCCAGGCTTTCATCCCGCTGCTCGGCAACCCCTTTCTGATCGTGGTCGCGCCCGTTGGCGATGCACCTGTATCAGGCTTGGTCCGCGCCTTCCGCAGTAATGGCAGGCAGGGCATTAATTACCATCGCGGCGTCTGGCACCACCCGGTGCTGACGATCGAAAAGCGGGATGACTTCCTGGTGGTTGATCGCAGTGGTTCCGGCAACAACTGCGATGAGCATTACTTCCCCGAGGAACAGATGTTGATCCTCAATCCCCACCAATAA
- a CDS encoding urate hydroxylase PuuD: MEAHLHEWLNLSIRWVHMITGVAWIGASFYFVWLENHLNRSNPRDGLSGDLWAIHGGGIYHLEKYKLAPPKMPENLHWFKWEAYFTWMSGIALLCVVFYWNPTLYLLAPGSTLSGAEGVAIGIGSLIAGWFIYDFLCDSPLGKKPALLGAVLFVLIIAACWGFSLVFSGRGAYLHTGAIIGTIMVGNVFRIIMPAQRQLVAAIENNQTPDPVLPAKGLLRSRHNNYFTLPVLFIMISNHFPSTYGSQYNWLILAGIAVAAVLIRHYFNTRHDSNKYAWTLPVGALAMICLAYVTGPKPLPSAPEQAAAKVEYQPLPATAVGGKTAAELRAEEAAKPAQVPAEQPAQASAQAATGGFGKIHDVIQERCTVCHSAKPTSPLFSAAPAGVMFDTPQQIQAQAARIQAQAVASQIMPLGNITQMTVEERKLVGDWIAKGAQVN, encoded by the coding sequence GTGGAAGCACACCTTCACGAATGGCTGAACCTGAGCATTCGCTGGGTTCACATGATCACCGGCGTGGCCTGGATCGGTGCATCGTTCTACTTTGTCTGGCTGGAGAACCACCTGAACCGCAGCAACCCGCGCGATGGGTTGTCGGGCGACCTCTGGGCCATCCACGGTGGCGGCATCTACCACCTGGAAAAATACAAGCTGGCACCGCCGAAAATGCCCGAGAACCTGCACTGGTTCAAATGGGAAGCCTACTTCACCTGGATGTCCGGGATCGCCTTGCTGTGCGTGGTGTTCTACTGGAACCCGACGCTGTACCTGCTGGCCCCGGGCAGCACCCTGAGCGGTGCCGAGGGCGTGGCCATCGGTATCGGCTCGCTGATCGCCGGCTGGTTCATCTACGACTTCCTCTGCGACTCGCCCCTGGGCAAGAAGCCGGCCCTGCTCGGCGCCGTGCTGTTCGTGCTGATCATCGCCGCCTGCTGGGGCTTCAGCCTGGTGTTCAGCGGCCGTGGCGCCTACCTGCACACCGGCGCGATCATCGGCACCATCATGGTGGGCAACGTGTTCCGCATCATCATGCCGGCCCAGCGCCAGTTGGTGGCGGCCATCGAGAACAACCAGACCCCCGACCCGGTGCTGCCGGCCAAGGGCCTGCTGCGTTCGCGCCACAACAACTACTTCACCCTGCCGGTGCTGTTCATCATGATCAGCAACCACTTCCCGAGCACCTACGGCAGCCAGTACAACTGGCTGATCCTGGCCGGGATCGCGGTGGCCGCGGTGTTGATCCGTCACTACTTCAACACCCGCCACGACAGCAACAAGTACGCCTGGACCCTGCCTGTGGGCGCCCTGGCGATGATCTGCCTGGCCTACGTGACCGGCCCCAAGCCGCTGCCGAGCGCTCCTGAGCAGGCCGCCGCCAAGGTCGAGTACCAGCCGCTGCCGGCCACCGCCGTCGGTGGCAAGACTGCCGCCGAGCTGCGCGCCGAGGAGGCCGCCAAGCCTGCCCAGGTGCCTGCCGAGCAACCGGCCCAGGCCAGTGCCCAGGCCGCCACCGGCGGCTTCGGCAAGATCCACGACGTCATCCAGGAACGCTGCACCGTGTGCCACTCGGCCAAGCCGACCAGCCCGCTGTTCAGCGCCGCCCCGGCCGGCGTGATGTTCGACACCCCGCAGCAGATCCAGGCCCAGGCCGCGCGCATCCAGGCGCAGGCCGTGGCCAGCCAGATCATGCCGCTGGGCAACATCACCCAGATGACCGTCGAGGAACGCAAACTGGTCGGCGACTGGATCGCCAAAGGCGCGCAGGTCAACTAA
- a CDS encoding nucleobase:cation symporter-2 family protein, whose protein sequence is MSESPKAYIPVAPPRQPLPLFQLILVGLQHVLLMYGGAIAVPLIIGQAAGLSREEVAFLINADLLVAGVATIIQSFGIGPVGIRMPVMMGASFAAVGSMVAMAGMPGVGLQGIFGATIAAGFFGMLIAPFMSKVVRFFPPLVTGTVITSIGLSLFPVAVNWAGGGQQATAFGAPIYLMVAGLVLAVILLINRFMRGFWVNVSVLVGMGLGYILAGSIGMVDLSGLDQAPWLQVVTPLHFGMPTFSLAPILSMCLVVVIIFVESTGMFLALGKVTDREVTPGMLRRGLLCDAGASFIAGFFNTFTHSSFAQNIGLVQMTGVRCRYVTVMAGALLILLSLLPKAAFLIASIPPAVLGGASIAMFGMVTATGIKILQEADIADRRNQLLVAVSVGFGLIPVVRPEFFAQMPQWMEPITHSGIAMATLSALVLNLLFNILGGAERAAHNDACHQH, encoded by the coding sequence ATGTCCGAATCACCCAAGGCGTACATCCCCGTTGCGCCGCCACGACAGCCCCTGCCCCTGTTCCAGCTGATCCTGGTGGGTCTGCAACACGTGCTGCTGATGTACGGGGGCGCCATCGCCGTGCCCCTGATCATCGGCCAGGCCGCCGGCCTGTCCCGCGAGGAAGTCGCCTTCCTGATCAACGCCGACCTGCTGGTCGCCGGCGTTGCCACCATCATCCAATCCTTCGGTATCGGCCCGGTCGGCATTCGCATGCCGGTCATGATGGGCGCCAGCTTCGCCGCGGTCGGCAGCATGGTGGCCATGGCCGGCATGCCCGGCGTCGGCCTGCAGGGGATCTTCGGCGCGACCATCGCCGCCGGCTTCTTCGGCATGCTGATCGCGCCGTTCATGTCCAAGGTCGTGCGCTTCTTCCCGCCGCTGGTGACCGGCACGGTCATCACCTCCATCGGCCTGTCGCTGTTCCCGGTGGCGGTCAACTGGGCCGGCGGCGGGCAACAGGCCACGGCCTTCGGCGCGCCGATCTACCTGATGGTCGCCGGCCTGGTGCTGGCGGTGATCCTGCTGATCAACCGCTTCATGCGTGGTTTCTGGGTCAACGTCTCGGTGCTGGTGGGCATGGGCCTGGGCTACATCCTCGCCGGCTCCATCGGCATGGTCGACCTGTCGGGCCTGGACCAGGCGCCGTGGCTGCAGGTGGTCACCCCGCTGCACTTCGGCATGCCGACCTTCAGCCTGGCGCCGATCCTGTCGATGTGCCTGGTGGTGGTGATCATCTTCGTCGAGTCCACCGGCATGTTCCTCGCCCTGGGCAAGGTGACCGACCGTGAAGTGACCCCGGGGATGCTGCGCCGCGGCTTGCTGTGCGACGCCGGCGCCTCGTTCATCGCCGGTTTCTTCAACACCTTCACCCACTCCTCGTTCGCCCAGAACATCGGCCTGGTGCAGATGACCGGGGTGCGCTGCCGCTACGTCACGGTGATGGCCGGGGCGCTGCTGATCCTGCTCAGCCTGCTGCCCAAGGCGGCATTCTTGATCGCCTCGATCCCGCCTGCGGTACTGGGCGGCGCGTCCATCGCCATGTTCGGCATGGTCACCGCCACCGGGATCAAGATCCTCCAGGAGGCGGACATCGCCGACCGTCGCAACCAGCTGCTGGTGGCGGTGAGCGTCGGTTTCGGCCTGATCCCGGTGGTGCGCCCGGAGTTCTTCGCGCAGATGCCGCAGTGGATGGAACCGATCACCCACAGCGGTATCGCCATGGCCACCCTCAGCGCTCTGGTGCTGAACCTGTTGTTCAACATCCTCGGCGGCGCCGAGCGCGCCGCGCACAACGACGCCTGTCATCAGCATTGA
- a CDS encoding outer membrane protein OmpK: MKRITSSVLLGSTLLATLPAHAGEWLQWHGESLTYLYGKDFKVNPSIQQTITFEHANKWKYGDTFLFVDKIFYNGKADPGKGVTTYYGEFSPRLSFGKILDRNLAFGPIKDVLLAMTYERGEGDNEAYLIGPGFDLNVPGFNYFTLNFYVRNTEGSRPGDNVWQITPAWSYTIPVGKSDILIDGYIDWVVDNDQTRRGTYHANLQFNPQVKYDLGKALNLGAKQLYVGFEYSYWKDKYGIDSRGNLDSNQSVASALVKVHF, encoded by the coding sequence ATGAAGCGCATCACCTCGTCCGTTTTGCTCGGCAGCACCTTGCTGGCCACCCTCCCCGCCCACGCCGGCGAATGGCTGCAGTGGCACGGCGAAAGCCTGACCTACCTGTATGGCAAGGACTTCAAGGTCAACCCTTCGATCCAGCAGACGATCACCTTCGAGCACGCCAACAAATGGAAGTACGGCGATACCTTCCTGTTCGTCGACAAGATCTTCTACAACGGCAAGGCCGACCCTGGCAAAGGCGTGACCACCTACTACGGCGAGTTCAGCCCGCGCCTGTCGTTCGGCAAGATCCTCGATCGCAACCTGGCCTTCGGCCCGATCAAGGATGTGCTGCTGGCCATGACCTACGAACGTGGCGAGGGCGACAACGAGGCCTACCTGATCGGCCCCGGCTTCGACCTGAACGTACCCGGCTTCAACTACTTCACCCTGAACTTCTACGTGCGCAACACCGAAGGCAGCCGCCCCGGCGACAACGTCTGGCAGATCACCCCGGCCTGGTCGTACACCATCCCGGTGGGCAAGTCCGACATTCTGATCGACGGTTACATCGATTGGGTGGTGGACAACGACCAGACCCGCCGCGGCACCTACCACGCCAACCTGCAGTTCAACCCACAGGTCAAGTACGACCTGGGCAAGGCCTTGAACCTGGGCGCCAAGCAGCTCTACGTGGGCTTTGAGTACAGCTACTGGAAGGACAAGTACGGCATCGACAGCCGCGGCAACCTGGACAGCAACCAGAGTGTCGCCAGTGCCCTGGTGAAGGTGCATTTCTAA
- a CDS encoding outer membrane protein OmpK, with amino-acid sequence MRTINSLILAGGLLACGASQAGDLLQWQNNSLTYLWGKNFKVNPETQQTVTFEHADAWKYGDNFFFFDKIFYQGKKDASNGPNTYYGEFSPRLSFGKIFDQKLEFGPVKDVLLAMTYEFGEGDTESYLIGPGFDLAIPGFDYFQLNFYQRTTDGSRPGDNVWQITPVWSYTLPVGSSDILIDGFMDWVVDNDENRRGTYQANLHFNPQVKYDLGKALHLGEKQLYVGIEYDYWKNKYGIKDSDAFTTDQNTMSFLVKVHF; translated from the coding sequence ATGCGTACCATCAACAGCCTGATCCTCGCCGGCGGCCTGCTGGCCTGCGGCGCCAGCCAAGCCGGCGACCTGCTGCAATGGCAGAACAACAGCCTGACCTACCTGTGGGGCAAGAACTTCAAGGTCAACCCCGAAACCCAGCAGACTGTCACCTTCGAGCACGCCGATGCATGGAAGTACGGCGACAACTTCTTCTTCTTCGACAAGATCTTCTACCAGGGCAAGAAAGACGCCAGCAACGGCCCCAACACCTACTACGGCGAGTTCAGCCCGCGCCTGTCGTTCGGCAAGATCTTCGACCAGAAGCTCGAGTTCGGCCCAGTGAAGGACGTGTTGCTGGCGATGACCTACGAGTTTGGCGAGGGTGACACCGAGTCGTACCTGATCGGCCCCGGCTTCGACCTGGCGATCCCTGGCTTCGACTACTTCCAGCTGAACTTCTACCAGCGCACCACTGACGGCAGCCGTCCGGGCGACAACGTCTGGCAGATCACCCCGGTGTGGTCCTACACCCTCCCGGTGGGCTCCTCCGACATTCTCATCGATGGCTTCATGGACTGGGTGGTGGACAACGACGAGAACCGTCGCGGCACCTATCAGGCGAACCTGCACTTCAACCCACAGGTCAAGTACGACCTGGGCAAGGCCTTGCACCTGGGCGAGAAGCAGTTGTACGTGGGTATCGAGTACGACTACTGGAAGAACAAGTACGGCATCAAGGACAGCGATGCCTTCACCACCGATCAGAACACCATGAGCTTCCTGGTGAAGGTGCACTTCTGA
- a CDS encoding DUF808 domain-containing protein, whose translation MAGSSLLVLIDDIATVLDDVSLMTKVAAKKTAGVLGDDLALNAQQVTGVRAEREIPVVWAVAKGSLLNKAILVPAALLISAFIPWAVTPLLMLGGAYLCFEGFEKLAHKFLHSKAQDQAEHEARKEAVADANVDLVAYEESKIKGAVRTDFILSAEIIAITLGTVADAPLSQQIIVLSGIAIVMTLGVYGLVAGIVKLDDLGLWMTQKASSLARAVGNGILRAAPYMMKSLSVIGTAAMFLVGGGILVHGIAPLHHAIEAFSEGRGGALTGALLNGVAGVIAGAVVLAVVAVASKLWRAVKQAN comes from the coding sequence ATGGCAGGAAGCAGTCTACTGGTATTGATCGACGACATCGCCACGGTGCTCGACGATGTCTCGCTGATGACCAAGGTCGCGGCGAAGAAGACCGCCGGGGTGCTGGGCGACGACCTGGCGCTCAACGCCCAGCAGGTCACCGGCGTGCGCGCCGAGCGGGAGATCCCGGTGGTCTGGGCGGTGGCCAAGGGCTCGCTGCTGAACAAGGCGATCCTGGTGCCGGCGGCGCTGTTGATCAGCGCGTTCATCCCTTGGGCGGTGACCCCGCTGCTGATGCTCGGTGGCGCCTACCTGTGCTTCGAGGGCTTCGAGAAACTGGCGCACAAGTTCCTGCACAGCAAGGCGCAGGACCAGGCTGAGCATGAGGCGCGCAAGGAGGCGGTGGCCGATGCCAATGTCGACCTGGTGGCTTATGAGGAAAGCAAGATCAAGGGCGCGGTGCGCACCGACTTCATCCTCTCTGCCGAGATCATCGCCATCACCCTGGGCACCGTGGCCGATGCGCCGCTGAGCCAGCAGATCATCGTGCTGTCGGGCATCGCCATCGTCATGACCCTGGGGGTCTACGGCCTGGTGGCCGGTATCGTCAAGCTCGACGACCTGGGGCTGTGGATGACGCAGAAGGCGTCGAGCCTGGCCCGCGCCGTGGGTAACGGCATCCTGCGCGCGGCGCCGTACATGATGAAGAGCCTGTCGGTGATCGGCACCGCGGCGATGTTCCTGGTCGGTGGCGGCATCCTGGTGCATGGCATCGCGCCGTTGCATCACGCTATCGAGGCGTTCAGCGAAGGCCGGGGTGGGGCGTTGACCGGGGCGCTGCTCAATGGTGTGGCGGGGGTGATTGCCGGGGCTGTGGTGCTGGCGGTGGTAGCTGTGGCGAGCAAGTTGTGGCGGGCGGTAAAACAGGCCAACTGA
- a CDS encoding TetR/AcrR family transcriptional regulator — MSTIRERNKELILRAASEEFADKGFAATKTSDIAAKAGLPKPNVYYYFKSKENLYREVLESIIAPIMQASTPFNADGDPQEVLSAYIRSKVRISRDLPHASKVFASEIMHGAPHLSPRQVEQLNEQARHNIECIQRWLERGQIANVDPHHLMFSIWAATQTYADFDWQIAVVTGKAKLDDSDYDAAAETIIRLVLKGCEPEAA; from the coding sequence ATGAGCACCATTCGCGAGCGCAACAAGGAACTGATCCTGCGCGCGGCCAGTGAAGAATTCGCCGACAAGGGCTTCGCCGCCACCAAGACCAGCGATATCGCGGCCAAGGCCGGCTTGCCCAAGCCGAACGTCTATTACTATTTCAAGTCGAAGGAAAACCTCTACCGCGAGGTGCTGGAGAGCATCATCGCGCCGATCATGCAGGCGTCGACGCCGTTCAACGCCGACGGTGATCCGCAAGAGGTGTTGAGCGCCTACATTCGCTCGAAGGTGCGCATCTCCCGCGACCTGCCGCATGCCTCCAAGGTGTTCGCCAGCGAGATCATGCACGGCGCGCCGCACCTGTCGCCGCGCCAGGTCGAGCAGCTCAACGAGCAGGCCCGGCACAACATCGAATGCATCCAGCGCTGGCTCGAACGCGGGCAGATCGCCAATGTCGACCCGCACCACCTGATGTTCAGCATCTGGGCGGCGACCCAGACCTACGCCGATTTCGACTGGCAGATTGCCGTGGTGACCGGCAAGGCCAAGCTGGACGACAGCGACTACGACGCGGCGGCCGAGACCATCATCCGCCTGGTGCTCAAGGGCTGCGAGCCTGAGGCCGCCTGA
- a CDS encoding GlcG/HbpS family heme-binding protein, with amino-acid sequence MNALTLKQAVGVVNAALAAGRKINAAPLTVAVLDAGGHLLALQREDGASLLRPEVAIGKAWGAVALGKGSRLLALDSQQRPAFYAALNGLGERSVVPVPGGVLVRDQQGKVLGAVGISGDTSDIDEQCAISAIEEVGLTADAGVAA; translated from the coding sequence ATGAACGCATTGACCCTGAAACAGGCCGTTGGCGTGGTCAACGCCGCGCTGGCCGCCGGCCGCAAGATCAACGCCGCGCCCCTGACCGTGGCGGTGCTCGACGCCGGTGGGCACCTGCTGGCGTTGCAGCGCGAGGATGGCGCCAGCCTGTTGCGCCCCGAGGTGGCCATCGGCAAGGCCTGGGGCGCGGTGGCGCTGGGCAAGGGCTCGCGCCTGCTGGCGCTGGACTCGCAGCAGCGCCCGGCCTTCTATGCCGCCTTGAACGGCCTTGGCGAACGGTCGGTGGTGCCGGTGCCGGGTGGCGTGCTGGTGCGTGATCAGCAGGGCAAGGTGCTGGGCGCGGTGGGGATCAGTGGGGATACGTCGGATATCGACGAGCAGTGCGCGATCAGTGCGATCGAAGAGGTGGGGCTGACGGCGGATGCGGGGGTTGCTGCGTAA